In Myxococcaceae bacterium JPH2, a single genomic region encodes these proteins:
- the speA gene encoding biosynthetic arginine decarboxylase encodes MPAPATQHRWSLADAHELYGIRNWGNPYFGINEKGHVCVHPDGPTAPSMDLKELVDEVRRRGIGLPLLIRFTDVLRHRVVHLNEAFRKAIADQAYKGPYRGVFPIKVNQHRYVVETIIEAGKGYDYGLEAGSKPELLAVMALLDNEDALVICNGYKDEEYIETALFYSRLGRKVILVVEKPSELPLIAEVARRTGITPRLGVRVKLSTRGAGKWEASGGDRSKFGLSSSELMSCIGFMKDTGLLPSFELLHFHLGSQISNIRNVKNALREVGCFYVEVARQGAPLKYLDVGGGLGVDYDGSQTNFSSSMNYTTEEYANDVVFGVMEACDRAGVPHPTLVSESGRAIVAHHAVLVVDVLGTSEFDPAQVHDKVEDKAPSVVRNLASTFREVTNKNLIEAYHDAQDAKEESLTLFSLGHLSLEQRVAAENIYWATCHKILRIAREAGEIPEELESLEKQLSDTYFCNFSVFQSLPDSWAIDQLFPMMPIHRLAEKPTRRATLADITCDSDGKIEHFIDKREVKDALELHALNDDDYYLGIFLVGAYQEILGDLHNLFGDTHTVQVSLAPNGGYLIDHVVAGDTVTEVLNYVSYNKDDLVAKLRRFTEAALRNGRITLDESRNLLRIYEDGLSGYTYLEREVDAKFTSASQLRLVPLPDATRGPNNGGDVSPSGT; translated from the coding sequence ATGCCCGCACCCGCCACTCAGCACCGCTGGTCCCTCGCCGATGCCCACGAGCTCTACGGAATCCGGAACTGGGGCAATCCCTACTTCGGCATCAACGAAAAGGGCCATGTGTGCGTCCACCCGGACGGGCCCACGGCCCCCAGCATGGACCTCAAGGAGCTGGTGGATGAGGTGCGCCGCCGAGGCATCGGGCTTCCGCTGCTGATCCGCTTCACGGACGTGCTGCGCCACCGCGTCGTCCACCTCAACGAGGCCTTCCGCAAGGCCATCGCGGATCAGGCCTACAAGGGCCCGTACCGCGGCGTCTTCCCCATCAAGGTCAACCAGCACCGCTACGTGGTGGAGACCATCATCGAGGCGGGCAAGGGCTACGACTACGGCCTCGAGGCCGGCAGCAAGCCCGAGCTGCTCGCGGTGATGGCGCTGCTCGACAACGAGGACGCGCTCGTCATCTGCAACGGCTACAAGGACGAGGAGTACATCGAGACGGCGCTCTTCTACTCGCGCCTGGGCCGCAAGGTCATCCTCGTGGTGGAGAAGCCCAGCGAGCTGCCCCTCATCGCCGAGGTGGCGCGCCGCACGGGCATCACCCCGCGCCTGGGGGTGCGCGTGAAGCTGTCCACCCGCGGCGCCGGCAAGTGGGAGGCCAGCGGTGGAGATCGCTCCAAGTTCGGCCTGTCCTCCTCCGAGCTGATGAGCTGCATCGGCTTCATGAAGGACACGGGCCTGTTGCCCTCCTTCGAGCTTCTGCACTTCCACCTGGGCAGCCAGATCTCCAACATCCGCAACGTGAAGAACGCGCTGCGCGAGGTGGGCTGCTTCTACGTGGAGGTGGCGCGCCAGGGTGCGCCGCTGAAGTACCTGGACGTGGGCGGCGGCCTGGGCGTGGACTACGACGGCTCCCAGACGAACTTCTCCTCGTCCATGAACTACACGACGGAGGAGTACGCCAACGACGTGGTGTTCGGAGTGATGGAGGCGTGCGACCGCGCCGGCGTCCCGCACCCCACGCTCGTCTCCGAGTCCGGCCGCGCCATCGTCGCGCACCACGCCGTGCTGGTGGTGGACGTGCTGGGCACCAGCGAGTTCGACCCCGCGCAGGTCCACGACAAGGTGGAGGACAAGGCGCCTTCCGTCGTGCGCAACCTCGCGTCCACCTTCCGCGAGGTCACCAACAAGAACCTCATCGAGGCGTACCACGACGCCCAGGACGCCAAGGAAGAGAGCCTCACGCTCTTCTCACTCGGCCACCTGTCGCTGGAGCAGCGCGTGGCCGCGGAGAACATCTACTGGGCCACGTGCCACAAGATCCTCCGCATCGCGCGCGAGGCGGGCGAAATCCCCGAGGAGCTCGAGTCGCTGGAGAAGCAGCTCAGCGACACGTACTTCTGCAACTTCTCCGTGTTCCAGTCGCTGCCGGACTCGTGGGCCATCGATCAGCTCTTCCCGATGATGCCCATCCACCGGCTGGCGGAGAAGCCGACCCGGCGCGCCACGCTGGCGGACATCACCTGCGACTCGGACGGGAAGATCGAGCACTTCATCGACAAGCGCGAGGTGAAAGACGCGCTGGAGCTGCACGCGCTCAACGACGACGACTACTACCTGGGCATCTTCCTGGTGGGCGCGTACCAGGAGATCCTCGGCGACCTGCACAACCTCTTCGGAGACACGCACACGGTGCAGGTGTCGCTGGCGCCCAACGGTGGCTACCTCATCGACCACGTCGTGGCCGGTGACACGGTGACCGAGGTGCTCAACTACGTCAGCTACAACAAGGATGACCTGGTCGCGAAGCTGCGCCGGTTCACCGAGGCGGCGCTGCGCAACGGCCGCATCACCCTGGACGAGTCGCGCAACCTGCTGCGCATCTACGAGGATGGCCTCTCCGGGTACACCTACCTGGAGCGCGAGGTGGACGCGAAGTTCACCTCCGCCAGCCAGCTTCGCCTGGTGCCGCTGCCGGACGCCACGCGCGGACCGAACAACGGCGGCGACGTGTCCCCCTCGGGGACCTGA
- the clpX gene encoding ATP-dependent Clp protease ATP-binding subunit ClpX, with the protein MESSARKEDTLLTPREIYERLGRFVIGQDAARRAVAIAAHNHLKRVQARSLRRQSLIQKSNILMVGPTGSGKTHIARNLADILRVPFTTVDATEYTEAGYYGKDVEVMVSDLLFKANHSLEDTERGIIFIDEVDKIARRSQGARNGAGSRDIGGEGVQQSLLKMLEGRELFVPMNVTQAFNKGDFVQVDTRDILFICAGTFSDLHEGLEEGARAMGFGSDEAARRASRRVTTRQLVDFGMLAEFLGRLPVMVQLERLAEPELLRVLTEPPDAITREFKELLALDDVALEFPESGLREVVRYAEHRGLGARGLRSIMEHVLADILFEAPERKHRRVSVDADYVRERLRGLDASWLDA; encoded by the coding sequence ATGGAGTCGTCCGCACGCAAGGAAGACACACTCCTGACGCCTCGGGAGATCTACGAGCGCCTGGGCCGTTTCGTCATCGGGCAGGACGCGGCACGGCGCGCGGTGGCCATCGCGGCGCACAACCACTTGAAGCGTGTGCAGGCTCGCTCGCTGCGTCGACAGTCGCTCATCCAGAAATCCAACATCCTGATGGTGGGGCCGACCGGGAGTGGAAAGACGCACATCGCGCGCAACCTGGCGGACATCCTCCGGGTGCCGTTCACGACGGTGGACGCCACCGAGTACACGGAGGCCGGGTACTACGGGAAGGACGTGGAGGTGATGGTGTCCGACCTGCTCTTCAAGGCGAACCACTCGCTGGAAGACACCGAGCGCGGGATCATCTTCATCGACGAGGTGGACAAGATTGCCCGGCGCTCACAGGGCGCGCGCAACGGCGCGGGCAGCCGCGACATCGGCGGTGAAGGGGTGCAGCAGTCGCTCCTGAAGATGCTGGAGGGCCGCGAGCTCTTCGTCCCCATGAACGTCACCCAGGCGTTCAACAAGGGGGACTTCGTGCAGGTGGACACGCGCGACATCCTCTTCATCTGCGCGGGCACGTTCAGCGACCTGCACGAGGGGCTGGAGGAGGGCGCCAGGGCCATGGGCTTCGGCTCGGACGAGGCGGCGCGGCGCGCCTCCCGGCGCGTCACCACGCGGCAGTTGGTGGACTTCGGCATGCTGGCCGAGTTCCTGGGGCGCCTGCCGGTGATGGTGCAGCTGGAGCGGCTGGCGGAGCCGGAGCTCTTGCGCGTGCTCACCGAGCCGCCGGACGCCATCACCCGCGAGTTCAAGGAGCTGCTCGCGCTGGACGACGTGGCGCTGGAGTTCCCTGAGTCGGGGCTGCGCGAGGTGGTGCGCTACGCGGAGCACCGAGGCCTGGGCGCGCGCGGGCTGCGCTCCATCATGGAGCACGTGCTGGCGGACATCCTGTTCGAGGCGCCGGAGCGCAAGCACCGCCGCGTCAGCGTGGACGCGGACTACGTGCGCGAGCGGCTGCGCGGGCTGGATGCCTCGTGGCTGGACGCGTGA
- a CDS encoding CvpA family protein — MGIDLTILGLVLFFGLLGAASGAAKQVANAAGLALGYFTSRQLASVLGPKVATAMGVPLLAGTLTATVLVFVCVWLAVRYALGALILRFLSGNRPDERGADRALGFALGGAKVTAIIWVALSALTFFEQHVVVAGKHLGVAPKDSLSFQLARRFNLFEMTQFAPLADLVRVAQASTDPQRAAKLQDDPAFKALRKDPRFQRALQDKELREALARGDTRALLRNDLILQLVQDPDIAARLGAAARASQRP; from the coding sequence ATGGGCATCGACCTCACCATCCTCGGACTGGTGCTCTTCTTCGGCCTCTTGGGGGCCGCATCGGGCGCCGCCAAGCAGGTGGCCAACGCGGCCGGCCTGGCGCTCGGGTACTTCACCTCGCGCCAGCTCGCCTCCGTGCTGGGCCCCAAAGTGGCCACGGCCATGGGCGTGCCGCTCCTGGCGGGCACCCTCACCGCGACCGTGCTCGTCTTCGTCTGCGTGTGGCTGGCCGTGCGCTATGCGTTGGGCGCGCTGATCCTCCGGTTCCTCTCGGGAAACCGCCCGGACGAGCGCGGCGCGGACCGCGCGCTGGGCTTCGCGCTGGGCGGGGCGAAGGTCACCGCCATCATCTGGGTGGCCCTGAGCGCCCTCACCTTCTTCGAGCAGCACGTCGTCGTCGCGGGCAAGCACCTGGGCGTCGCGCCGAAGGACTCGCTCTCCTTCCAGCTCGCCCGCCGCTTCAACCTGTTCGAGATGACGCAGTTCGCGCCCCTGGCGGACCTCGTCCGCGTGGCGCAGGCCTCGACGGATCCCCAGCGCGCCGCGAAGCTCCAGGACGACCCTGCCTTCAAGGCCCTGCGCAAGGACCCGCGCTTCCAGCGCGCCCTTCAGGACAAGGAGCTGCGCGAGGCCCTGGCCCGCGGAGACACGCGCGCCCTGCTCCGCAACGACCTCATCCTCCAGCTCGTCCAGGACCCGGACATCGCGGCCCGCCTCGGCGCCGCGGCCCGCGCGTCGCAGCGCCCATAA
- a CDS encoding DnaJ domain-containing protein, whose amino-acid sequence MGAAGPATQPTPTPTRPPSRPTASLPALTTPAARPLTPPPIARPPAVPSVGVPSVAPVVPAIAPAVSTTVGAPPPPPPQARGPGLDAAQLADLASRCAKLDQLDYYEVLLLEKAASPSDIKKAFYRESRTYHPDRFFHLDSRELKEQVNELYKRVTEAYYVLRDDTKRKKYTADITGPERAQKLRYTEASEAESKAAQKKEQEEQIGTHPKGRQFYQQAQKDLDAGNPSAAERNLKMALTYEPANARYKERLADVQKRLSDEAKNKGESFKIR is encoded by the coding sequence GTGGGCGCAGCGGGCCCCGCCACGCAGCCCACGCCGACGCCCACGCGACCGCCGTCGAGGCCCACCGCGTCGCTGCCGGCCCTCACCACGCCCGCCGCGCGCCCGCTCACCCCTCCGCCCATCGCTCGCCCCCCAGCGGTTCCCTCGGTCGGGGTCCCCTCGGTCGCGCCCGTGGTGCCCGCCATCGCGCCCGCCGTTTCCACCACGGTCGGAGCGCCTCCGCCTCCCCCGCCCCAGGCGCGCGGCCCCGGGCTCGACGCGGCCCAGCTCGCGGACCTCGCGTCGCGCTGCGCGAAGCTGGACCAGCTCGACTACTACGAGGTGCTCCTGCTGGAGAAGGCGGCGAGCCCCTCGGACATCAAGAAGGCCTTCTACCGGGAGAGCCGCACCTATCACCCGGACCGCTTCTTCCACCTCGACTCGAGGGAGCTGAAGGAGCAGGTCAACGAGCTCTACAAGCGCGTCACCGAGGCCTATTACGTCCTGCGCGACGACACGAAGCGCAAGAAGTACACGGCGGACATCACAGGCCCCGAGCGCGCCCAGAAGCTCCGATACACCGAGGCGTCCGAAGCCGAATCCAAGGCAGCCCAAAAGAAGGAGCAGGAAGAGCAGATCGGCACCCACCCCAAGGGGCGCCAGTTCTACCAACAGGCGCAGAAGGACCTCGACGCGGGCAACCCCTCCGCCGCCGAGCGGAACCTGAAGATGGCGCTCACGTACGAGCCCGCCAACGCGCGCTACAAGGAGCGTCTGGCGGACGTTCAGAAGCGACTGTCGGACGAGGCCAAGAACAAGGGCGAGTCGTTCAAGATTCGCTGA